The nucleotide window TGCGTCGATTGGTCGAATAGATCACCGCGGTCTCGGTGACATCCTCCAGCCCGTGCAGATAGCGGCTGTCGTGCACCAGCGGCATCAGCTCGTCCAGCCGGTAAGGGATCCGGTCGTCGATGGTGATCACGGACAGCTGCATCCGCTCGTCGCCGCCGCTGTCGTGCTGGACGATCACCTGGCGTGGCTCGCTGCCGGGGACATACCGTCCGGAGGAGCGTGACGGCAGCGCTGTGAGCCGGGTCCGCGTCCCGTCGGGAAGCAGCTCGACCAGTTGCATGCTGCCGGATTCGTCATGTCCGGCAAGGATCCTGCCCTGCGCGTCGACGTCGTACACCTCCCAGCTGTGCAGGTCCAAGAGGGCGTTGATCAGGGATTCGGCAGCTCGAGGCACGTCGCCAACCTATCGAACCGGGGTTCGCAGGCACTCGATGCGTCTGGGCGCAGCCCGTCCATCGGCTATGGATCGGTTGTGCACAGCCCTGGCAAAGGCCGGCTGAACCGCCGGCACAGCGCGCGTCGGGATGGTCGCTGTCATGACGACGACCTCGCTGCACTCCGGCCCCGCCGACGCCTCGGTTGATCATGACCGGCCACAACCGGAGGTTGATCACCAGTCACCACCCCGGCGGTCAACCCGCTCGACCACCGGATCGACGCGCCGGCGCCGGCTGCGGCTCGTGTCGGTCCTCTTGCTGTTGGCGATCACGGCCGGGTTGTATCTGTGGTCGCTGTCGGCGTCTGGTTATGCGAACTCGTTCTACTCGGCTGCCGCACAGGCGGGATCGCAGAGCTGGAAGGCGTTCTTCTTCGGCTCTCTGGATGCCGGCAATTCGATCACCGTGGACAAGCCGCCGGCCTCGCTCTGGTTGATGGGTTTGTCGGTGCGGATCTTCGGGCTGAGCTCGTGGAGCATCCTCGTCCCGCAGGCGCTGCTCGGCGTCGCGACCGTCGGCGTGGTGTACGCCGCGATCAAGCGGGTCAGCGGCCACACCGCGGGACTGGCGGCAGGGCTGATCACCGCGTTGACTCCGTCGGCGGCGTTGATGTTCCGCTTCAACAATCCCGATGCGCTGTTGCTGTTCCTGTTGGTGTCGGCGGGTTATGCCGTCCTGCGTGCCACCGAGCGGGCGAGTGCCAAGTGGTTGATCCTGGCCGGATCCCTGGTGGGGCTGGGTTTCCTGACCAAGATGCTGCAGGCGTTCCTGGTGTTGCCGGTGTTTGCTCTGGTGTATTTGATCGCCCCGCCCACCACGTTCCGCAAGCGTTTGCTGCAGCTGCTCGGTGCGCTCGCGTCGGTGATCATCTCCGCCGGCTGGTGGGTTGCCATCGTCGAACTCTGGCCGAAGTCCAGCCGTCCCTACATCGACGGCTCAACGAACAACTCCGTACTGGAGCTGGTGTTCGGCTACAACGGGCTCGGCCGGCTGACCGGCAACGAGTCCGGTCAGGTCGGCGGCGGTGCCGGCGGCCGGCCGAGCGGCATGGAACTGCCCGCCGGGACGGAGATGTTCGGCGGTGGTGGGCCCGGCAGCGGTGGCGGCATGTCCGGCAGCGGCACCGGCATCCTGCGCCTCTTCGAAAGCGTGTCCGGGGGCATGATCAGTTGGCTGATCCCGGCTGCCCTGCTGGTGATGATCGTCGCGTTGATCAAGATCGGCAGGGCGCCGCGTACCGATTGGGCCCGGGCTGCGTTGATCATCTTCGGCGGCTCCATGATCATCACCGGCCTGTTCTTCTCCTTCATGGCCGGCATCTACCACGACTACTACACCGTTGCGCTCGCACCGTGGATCGCCGGCACCGTGATCATCGGCGGCACCGTGCTCTGGCGTCGCCGCCACGAGTTGGTGTCGCGGCTCGCGCTGGCGGTTGCGGCTGCCGGTACCAGCGCCTGGGCGTTCGTCCTGTTGGGCGAGTCGGGTGAGCAGCCGTACCAGAGTTTGCGCTGGCTGGTGCTCGGCACCGGTCTGCTGGCCACCGCCGGCTTCGCCCTGGTCGATCGGTTGCCCAAGGCCGCAGCCACTGCCGTGCTGGCGCTGGCCGGCGTGGCAGCGCTGACCGGGCCGGCCAGTTACAGCGTCGACACCGTGCTCACTCCGCACACCGGCTCGATCGTGACTGCCGGTCCGGTCAGCTCAATGGGCGGGCCCGGCGGCGGAATGCGCGGCGGCCCGGGTGGCGGTGGGATGGCGCCGACCGGGCAGTCCCGAGGTAGAAATTCCCCAGCGGGGCAGGGATCGGCCGGGCAAGCCCCAGGCGGACAGGCAATGCCGGGCGGGATGCCGGGTCAGTCGCAGAGCGGCAGCAGCGCCGGCTCCGACGGCGGCCCGGGTGGCGCGGCCGCCGGCGGTATGGGCGGTTTGATCAATGGCACCCAGGTCAGTGACCAGCTGAAGTCCCTGCTGAACCAGAACGCCGACGAATACACCTGGGTCGCGGCGACGGCCCGGGCGCAGAACGCGGCCAGCTATCAGCTCGCCACCGAGCAGCCGGTGATGGCGATCGGCGGCTTCAACGGCACCGCGGCCAGCCCGACGCTGACGCAGTTCAAGCAGTACGTCGCCGAGGGGAAGATCCACTACTTCATCTCCAGCGGCAGCGAAGGGCAACTGTCCGGCAGCAGCAGTCAGGACAGCGCGGCACAGATCCAGAGCTGGGTGCCGGACAACTTCACTGCG belongs to Microlunatus elymi and includes:
- a CDS encoding ArnT family glycosyltransferase, translated to MTTTSLHSGPADASVDHDRPQPEVDHQSPPRRSTRSTTGSTRRRRLRLVSVLLLLAITAGLYLWSLSASGYANSFYSAAAQAGSQSWKAFFFGSLDAGNSITVDKPPASLWLMGLSVRIFGLSSWSILVPQALLGVATVGVVYAAIKRVSGHTAGLAAGLITALTPSAALMFRFNNPDALLLFLLVSAGYAVLRATERASAKWLILAGSLVGLGFLTKMLQAFLVLPVFALVYLIAPPTTFRKRLLQLLGALASVIISAGWWVAIVELWPKSSRPYIDGSTNNSVLELVFGYNGLGRLTGNESGQVGGGAGGRPSGMELPAGTEMFGGGGPGSGGGMSGSGTGILRLFESVSGGMISWLIPAALLVMIVALIKIGRAPRTDWARAALIIFGGSMIITGLFFSFMAGIYHDYYTVALAPWIAGTVIIGGTVLWRRRHELVSRLALAVAAAGTSAWAFVLLGESGEQPYQSLRWLVLGTGLLATAGFALVDRLPKAAATAVLALAGVAALTGPASYSVDTVLTPHTGSIVTAGPVSSMGGPGGGMRGGPGGGGMAPTGQSRGRNSPAGQGSAGQAPGGQAMPGGMPGQSQSGSSAGSDGGPGGAAAGGMGGLINGTQVSDQLKSLLNQNADEYTWVAATARAQNAASYQLATEQPVMAIGGFNGTAASPTLTQFKQYVAEGKIHYFISSGSEGQLSGSSSQDSAAQIQSWVPDNFTAKTVSGVTVYDLSGGN